The following coding sequences lie in one Vitis vinifera cultivar Pinot Noir 40024 chromosome 19, ASM3070453v1 genomic window:
- the LOC132253410 gene encoding uncharacterized protein LOC132253410 — protein MNSASSISANVNNIPVLNGTNFKKWKEHVIIVLGCMDLDFALREDRPSDLTSTSTAEQRSTMEKWERSNRMSLLIMKHSIPEAIRGAIPEETQAKAFLDQIANRFAANEKVETSTILSKLVSMRYKGKENIREYIMEMSNLVTRLKALKLELSEDILVHLVLISLPTQFSPFKISYNTQKEKWTLYELIAQCVQEEERLKQEKIESAHLASTSQGFGTNKKRKRDNKGKQIAVSGTSKQKEQKKQDKEITCFFCKKAGHMKKTCTKYAAWREKKGLPKEPNAN, from the exons atgaattcagcatcttctatatctgcaaatgttaataacattcctgtgcttaatggcacaaacttcaagaaatggaaagagCACGTTATAATTGTGCTCGGGTGCATGGATTTAGACTTTGCATTAAGGGAGGATCGCCCTTCAGATCTTACTAGTACCAGCACTGCTGAGCAAAGATctactatggaaaaatgggagcgATCCAATCGCATGAGTCTATTGATTATGAAGCACTCAATTCCAGAAGCAATAAGGGGTGCAATACCTGAGGAAACCCAAGCCAAGGCATTCTTGGACCAAATAGCAAACCGATTCGCTGCAAACGAAAAGGTTGAGACAAGcactattcttagtaagcttgtctctatgcggtataaagggaaagagaatatcagggagtacattatggaaatgtctaatcttgtaacgagactcaaggcactaaagttagagttgtcggaagacatactcgtgcacttggtcttgatctctctACCTACACAATTCAGTCCATTCAAAATCAGTTACAatacacaaaaggaaaaatggactttgtatgagcttattgctcaatgtgtgcaagaggaagagagattgaagcaagaaaagatagaaagtgctcacttggcttccacatctcagggatttggtaccaacaagaaaagaaagagggacaataaaggaaaacaaattgcAGTTTCTGGGACATCAAAGCAAAAGgagcaaaagaaacaagataaggagatcacttgtttcttttgcaagaaggctggtcatatgaagaagacatgtaccaaatacgctgcttggcgtgaaaagaaag ggttgcctaaggagccgaatgccaactga
- the LOC100262263 gene encoding G-type lectin S-receptor-like serine/threonine-protein kinase At4g27290 isoform X3, protein MDSLTTVAVIFSYVLSLLRISMALDTIIVNQPITDGETITSAGGSFELGFFNPGNSKNRYLGIWYKKASKKPVVWVANRESPLTDSSGVLKVTQPGILVLVNGTNGILWNSTSSRSAQDPNAQLLDSGNLIMRNGNDSDPENSLWQSFDYPCDTLLPGMKFGWNRVTGLDRHLSSWRSADDPSKGNFTYGIDLSGFPQLLLKNGLAVAFRPGPWNGIRFSGIPQLTINPVYSYEFVSNEKEIYFMYHLVNSSVVMRNVLTPDGYSRRFTWTDQKNEWSLYSTAQRDDCDTYAICGVNGICKINESPKCECMKGFRPKIQSNWDMADWSNGCIRSTRLDCQKGDGFEKYSGVKLPDTQSSWFNESMNLKECASLCLSNCSCTAYANSDIRGAGSGCLLWFGGLIDIRDFTQNGQEFYVRMAASELGYMDHNSEGGENNEGQEHLELPLFDLDTLLNATNNFSSDSKLGEGGFGPVYKGILQERQEIAVKMMSKTSRQGFKEFKNEVESIAKLQHRNLVKLLGCCIHGRERMLIYEYMPNKSLDLLIFDQKRSKVLDWPKRFLIIIGIARGLLYLHQDSRLRIIHRDVKAENILLDIEMSPKISDFGIARSFGGNEIEASTTRVAGTLGYMSPEYASEGLYSTKSDVFSFGVLVLEIISGKRNRGFSHPDHDLNLLGHAWTLYIEGGFSQFIDASIMNTYNLSEVLRSINVGLLCVQRFPDDRPSMHSVVLMLGSEGTLPRPKEPCFFTDRNMMEANSSSSIQPTITQLEAR, encoded by the exons ATGGATTCTCTCACAACAGTTGCAGTTATCTTCTCCTATGTATTATCCCTCTTAAGAATCTCCATGGCATTAGACACCATAATTGTAAACCAACCCATTACAGATGGCGAGACCATCACTTCAGCTGGTGGGAGCTTTGAACTGGGTTTCTTCAATCCTGGTAATTCCAAGAACCGATACTTGGGGATATGGTACAAGAAAGCGTCTAAAAAGCCTGTAGTATGGGTTGCCAATAGAGAAAGTCCATTAACTGATTCATCCGGAGTTTTAAAGGTCACTCAGCCGGGAATTCTTGTTCTGGTGAATGGTACTAATGGAATTCTTTGGAATTCTACTTCATCACGTTCTGCACAGGATCCGAACGCTCAGCTTTTGGATTCTGGAAATCTTATTATGAGAAATGGCAATGATAGTGATCCAGAAAACTCCCTATGGCAGAGTTTTGATTACCCATGCGATACTCTTCTACCAGGCATGAAGTTTGGATGGAACAGAGTAACAGGCCTGGATCGGCACCTGTCATCGTGGAGGAGTGCAGATGACCCTTCTAAAGGTAATTTTACTTATGGGATTGATCTAAGTGGATTTCCACAACTACTTCTGAAGAATGGTTTAGCTGTAGCGTTTCGCCCTGGACCATGGAATGGTATTCGATTCAGTGGAATTCCTCAATTAACAATTAACCCAGTTTATAGTTATGAATTTGTTTCTAATGAAAAGGAGATATATTTTATGTATCATCTTGTTAACAGCTCTGTTGTTATGAGGAATGTGTTAACTCCTGATGGTTATTCACGAAGGTTCACATGGACTGATCAAAAAAATGAATGGTCTCTTTACTCAACAGCACAGAGGGATGACTGTGACACTTATGCAATATGTGGAGTAAATGGAATCTGTAAGATTAATGAATCTCCAAAATGTGAGTGTATGAAGGGATTTAGGCCAAAGATCCAAAGCAATTGGGACATGGCAGACTGGTCAAATGGATGCATTCGAAGCACTCGGCTGGATTGTCAGAAGGGTGATGGATTTGAAAAGTACTCTGGTGTGAAGCTGCCAGACACGCAGAGCTCCTGGTTTAACGAAAGCATGAACCTTAAGGAATGTGCTTCCCTGTGCTTGAGCAACTGCTCTTGCACTGCTTATGCAAATTCAGATATCAGAGGGGCAGGTAGTGGATGCTTGCTCTGGTTTGGTGGCTTGATTGACATCAGAGACTTCACTCAAAATGGGCAAGAGTTTTATGTAAGGATGGCTGCATCAGAATTAG GATACATGGATCACAATTCAGAAGGAGGTGAAAACAATGAAGGTCAAGAACATCTAGAGTTACCATTATTTGACTTGGATACATTATTGAATGCCACCAATAACTTTTCTAGTGACAGTAAGCTTGGAGAGGGTGGTTTTGGACCTGTCTATAAG GGAATATTACAAGAAAGACAAGAAATAGCAGTGAAGATGATGTCAAAAACTTCTAGACAAGGATTCAAagagttcaaaaatgaagttgaatCCATTGCAAAACTTCAGCACCGAAATCTTGTAAAGCTTCTAGGATGCTGCATTCATGGCAGAGAAAGAATGTTGATCTATGAATACATGCCTAACAAAAGCTTGGACTTGCTTATTTTTG ATCAAAAGCGAAGCAAGGTGCTAGATTGGCCTAAGCGCTTCCTCATTATCATTGGGATTGCTCGAGGCCTTCTTTATCTTCATCAAGATTCCAGACTTAGGATAATCCATAGAGATGTCAAAGCAGAAAACATTTTATTAGATATTGAAATGAGCCCCAAAATTTCAGACTTTGGAATAGCAAGAAGTTTTGGAGGAAATGAAATTGAAGCAAGCACAACAAGAGTGGCTGGAACATT AGGTTATATGTCTCCAGAGTATGCAAGTGAAGGATTGTATTCCACAAAATCCGATGTTTTTAGCTTTGGTGTTTTGGTCCTAGAGATTATAagtgggaagagaaacagaggatttaGCCACCCAGACCATGACCTTAATCTTCTTGGGCAT GCATGGACACTCTACATAGAAGGTGGGTTTTCACAATTTATTGATGCATCAATAATGAACACCTATAATTTGTCTGAAGTGCTACGTTCAATCAATGTGGGCCTATTATGCGTGCAACGTTTCCCAGATGATCGACCAAGCATGCATTCTGTGGTTCTAATGTTGGGTAGTGAGGGTACATTACCTCGGCCCAAAGAGCCTTGTTTCTTTACTGATAGGAATATGATGGAAGCAAATTCTTCCTCTAGTATTCAACCCACCATCACACAATTGGAAGCTCGGTAG
- the LOC100262263 gene encoding G-type lectin S-receptor-like serine/threonine-protein kinase At4g27290 isoform X1: MDSLTTVAVIFSYVLSLLRISMALDTIIVNQPITDGETITSAGGSFELGFFNPGNSKNRYLGIWYKKASKKPVVWVANRESPLTDSSGVLKVTQPGILVLVNGTNGILWNSTSSRSAQDPNAQLLDSGNLIMRNGNDSDPENSLWQSFDYPCDTLLPGMKFGWNRVTGLDRHLSSWRSADDPSKGNFTYGIDLSGFPQLLLKNGLAVAFRPGPWNGIRFSGIPQLTINPVYSYEFVSNEKEIYFMYHLVNSSVVMRNVLTPDGYSRRFTWTDQKNEWSLYSTAQRDDCDTYAICGVNGICKINESPKCECMKGFRPKIQSNWDMADWSNGCIRSTRLDCQKGDGFEKYSGVKLPDTQSSWFNESMNLKECASLCLSNCSCTAYANSDIRGAGSGCLLWFGGLIDIRDFTQNGQEFYVRMAASELEASSSINSSSKKKRKQVIVISISIIGIVLLSLVLSLYVLKKRKKQLKRKGYMDHNSEGGENNEGQEHLELPLFDLDTLLNATNNFSSDSKLGEGGFGPVYKGILQERQEIAVKMMSKTSRQGFKEFKNEVESIAKLQHRNLVKLLGCCIHGRERMLIYEYMPNKSLDLLIFDQKRSKVLDWPKRFLIIIGIARGLLYLHQDSRLRIIHRDVKAENILLDIEMSPKISDFGIARSFGGNEIEASTTRVAGTLGYMSPEYASEGLYSTKSDVFSFGVLVLEIISGKRNRGFSHPDHDLNLLGHAWTLYIEGGFSQFIDASIMNTYNLSEVLRSINVGLLCVQRFPDDRPSMHSVVLMLGSEGTLPRPKEPCFFTDRNMMEANSSSSIQPTITQLEAR, encoded by the exons ATGGATTCTCTCACAACAGTTGCAGTTATCTTCTCCTATGTATTATCCCTCTTAAGAATCTCCATGGCATTAGACACCATAATTGTAAACCAACCCATTACAGATGGCGAGACCATCACTTCAGCTGGTGGGAGCTTTGAACTGGGTTTCTTCAATCCTGGTAATTCCAAGAACCGATACTTGGGGATATGGTACAAGAAAGCGTCTAAAAAGCCTGTAGTATGGGTTGCCAATAGAGAAAGTCCATTAACTGATTCATCCGGAGTTTTAAAGGTCACTCAGCCGGGAATTCTTGTTCTGGTGAATGGTACTAATGGAATTCTTTGGAATTCTACTTCATCACGTTCTGCACAGGATCCGAACGCTCAGCTTTTGGATTCTGGAAATCTTATTATGAGAAATGGCAATGATAGTGATCCAGAAAACTCCCTATGGCAGAGTTTTGATTACCCATGCGATACTCTTCTACCAGGCATGAAGTTTGGATGGAACAGAGTAACAGGCCTGGATCGGCACCTGTCATCGTGGAGGAGTGCAGATGACCCTTCTAAAGGTAATTTTACTTATGGGATTGATCTAAGTGGATTTCCACAACTACTTCTGAAGAATGGTTTAGCTGTAGCGTTTCGCCCTGGACCATGGAATGGTATTCGATTCAGTGGAATTCCTCAATTAACAATTAACCCAGTTTATAGTTATGAATTTGTTTCTAATGAAAAGGAGATATATTTTATGTATCATCTTGTTAACAGCTCTGTTGTTATGAGGAATGTGTTAACTCCTGATGGTTATTCACGAAGGTTCACATGGACTGATCAAAAAAATGAATGGTCTCTTTACTCAACAGCACAGAGGGATGACTGTGACACTTATGCAATATGTGGAGTAAATGGAATCTGTAAGATTAATGAATCTCCAAAATGTGAGTGTATGAAGGGATTTAGGCCAAAGATCCAAAGCAATTGGGACATGGCAGACTGGTCAAATGGATGCATTCGAAGCACTCGGCTGGATTGTCAGAAGGGTGATGGATTTGAAAAGTACTCTGGTGTGAAGCTGCCAGACACGCAGAGCTCCTGGTTTAACGAAAGCATGAACCTTAAGGAATGTGCTTCCCTGTGCTTGAGCAACTGCTCTTGCACTGCTTATGCAAATTCAGATATCAGAGGGGCAGGTAGTGGATGCTTGCTCTGGTTTGGTGGCTTGATTGACATCAGAGACTTCACTCAAAATGGGCAAGAGTTTTATGTAAGGATGGCTGCATCAGAATTAG AAGCTTCTTCAAGCATAAATAGCAGCtccaagaagaagagaaagcaGGTCATTGTCATCTCTATATCAATTATAGGAATAGTTCTTTTAAGTCTAGTCCTGAGCTTGTATGTgttgaagaagaggaagaagcagcTAAAGAGAAAAG GATACATGGATCACAATTCAGAAGGAGGTGAAAACAATGAAGGTCAAGAACATCTAGAGTTACCATTATTTGACTTGGATACATTATTGAATGCCACCAATAACTTTTCTAGTGACAGTAAGCTTGGAGAGGGTGGTTTTGGACCTGTCTATAAG GGAATATTACAAGAAAGACAAGAAATAGCAGTGAAGATGATGTCAAAAACTTCTAGACAAGGATTCAAagagttcaaaaatgaagttgaatCCATTGCAAAACTTCAGCACCGAAATCTTGTAAAGCTTCTAGGATGCTGCATTCATGGCAGAGAAAGAATGTTGATCTATGAATACATGCCTAACAAAAGCTTGGACTTGCTTATTTTTG ATCAAAAGCGAAGCAAGGTGCTAGATTGGCCTAAGCGCTTCCTCATTATCATTGGGATTGCTCGAGGCCTTCTTTATCTTCATCAAGATTCCAGACTTAGGATAATCCATAGAGATGTCAAAGCAGAAAACATTTTATTAGATATTGAAATGAGCCCCAAAATTTCAGACTTTGGAATAGCAAGAAGTTTTGGAGGAAATGAAATTGAAGCAAGCACAACAAGAGTGGCTGGAACATT AGGTTATATGTCTCCAGAGTATGCAAGTGAAGGATTGTATTCCACAAAATCCGATGTTTTTAGCTTTGGTGTTTTGGTCCTAGAGATTATAagtgggaagagaaacagaggatttaGCCACCCAGACCATGACCTTAATCTTCTTGGGCAT GCATGGACACTCTACATAGAAGGTGGGTTTTCACAATTTATTGATGCATCAATAATGAACACCTATAATTTGTCTGAAGTGCTACGTTCAATCAATGTGGGCCTATTATGCGTGCAACGTTTCCCAGATGATCGACCAAGCATGCATTCTGTGGTTCTAATGTTGGGTAGTGAGGGTACATTACCTCGGCCCAAAGAGCCTTGTTTCTTTACTGATAGGAATATGATGGAAGCAAATTCTTCCTCTAGTATTCAACCCACCATCACACAATTGGAAGCTCGGTAG
- the LOC100262263 gene encoding G-type lectin S-receptor-like serine/threonine-protein kinase At4g27290 isoform X2, translating to MDSLTTVAVIFSYVLSLLRISMALDTIIVNQPITDGETITSAGGSFELGFFNPGNSKNRYLGIWYKKASKKPVVWVANRESPLTDSSGVLKVTQPGILVLVNGTNGILWNSTSSRSAQDPNAQLLDSGNLIMRNGNDSDPENSLWQSFDYPCDTLLPGMKFGWNRVTGLDRHLSSWRSADDPSKGNFTYGIDLSGFPQLLLKNGLAVAFRPGPWNGIRFSGIPQLTINPVYSYEFVSNEKEIYFMYHLVNSSVVMRNVLTPDGYSRRFTWTDQKNEWSLYSTAQRDDCDTYAICGVNGICKINESPKCECMKGFRPKIQSNWDMADWSNGCIRSTRLDCQKGDGFEKYSGVKLPDTQSSWFNESMNLKECASLCLSNCSCTAYANSDIRGAGSGCLLWFGGLIDIRDFTQNGQEFYVRMAASELASSSINSSSKKKRKQVIVISISIIGIVLLSLVLSLYVLKKRKKQLKRKGYMDHNSEGGENNEGQEHLELPLFDLDTLLNATNNFSSDSKLGEGGFGPVYKGILQERQEIAVKMMSKTSRQGFKEFKNEVESIAKLQHRNLVKLLGCCIHGRERMLIYEYMPNKSLDLLIFDQKRSKVLDWPKRFLIIIGIARGLLYLHQDSRLRIIHRDVKAENILLDIEMSPKISDFGIARSFGGNEIEASTTRVAGTLGYMSPEYASEGLYSTKSDVFSFGVLVLEIISGKRNRGFSHPDHDLNLLGHAWTLYIEGGFSQFIDASIMNTYNLSEVLRSINVGLLCVQRFPDDRPSMHSVVLMLGSEGTLPRPKEPCFFTDRNMMEANSSSSIQPTITQLEAR from the exons ATGGATTCTCTCACAACAGTTGCAGTTATCTTCTCCTATGTATTATCCCTCTTAAGAATCTCCATGGCATTAGACACCATAATTGTAAACCAACCCATTACAGATGGCGAGACCATCACTTCAGCTGGTGGGAGCTTTGAACTGGGTTTCTTCAATCCTGGTAATTCCAAGAACCGATACTTGGGGATATGGTACAAGAAAGCGTCTAAAAAGCCTGTAGTATGGGTTGCCAATAGAGAAAGTCCATTAACTGATTCATCCGGAGTTTTAAAGGTCACTCAGCCGGGAATTCTTGTTCTGGTGAATGGTACTAATGGAATTCTTTGGAATTCTACTTCATCACGTTCTGCACAGGATCCGAACGCTCAGCTTTTGGATTCTGGAAATCTTATTATGAGAAATGGCAATGATAGTGATCCAGAAAACTCCCTATGGCAGAGTTTTGATTACCCATGCGATACTCTTCTACCAGGCATGAAGTTTGGATGGAACAGAGTAACAGGCCTGGATCGGCACCTGTCATCGTGGAGGAGTGCAGATGACCCTTCTAAAGGTAATTTTACTTATGGGATTGATCTAAGTGGATTTCCACAACTACTTCTGAAGAATGGTTTAGCTGTAGCGTTTCGCCCTGGACCATGGAATGGTATTCGATTCAGTGGAATTCCTCAATTAACAATTAACCCAGTTTATAGTTATGAATTTGTTTCTAATGAAAAGGAGATATATTTTATGTATCATCTTGTTAACAGCTCTGTTGTTATGAGGAATGTGTTAACTCCTGATGGTTATTCACGAAGGTTCACATGGACTGATCAAAAAAATGAATGGTCTCTTTACTCAACAGCACAGAGGGATGACTGTGACACTTATGCAATATGTGGAGTAAATGGAATCTGTAAGATTAATGAATCTCCAAAATGTGAGTGTATGAAGGGATTTAGGCCAAAGATCCAAAGCAATTGGGACATGGCAGACTGGTCAAATGGATGCATTCGAAGCACTCGGCTGGATTGTCAGAAGGGTGATGGATTTGAAAAGTACTCTGGTGTGAAGCTGCCAGACACGCAGAGCTCCTGGTTTAACGAAAGCATGAACCTTAAGGAATGTGCTTCCCTGTGCTTGAGCAACTGCTCTTGCACTGCTTATGCAAATTCAGATATCAGAGGGGCAGGTAGTGGATGCTTGCTCTGGTTTGGTGGCTTGATTGACATCAGAGACTTCACTCAAAATGGGCAAGAGTTTTATGTAAGGATGGCTGCATCAGAATTAG CTTCTTCAAGCATAAATAGCAGCtccaagaagaagagaaagcaGGTCATTGTCATCTCTATATCAATTATAGGAATAGTTCTTTTAAGTCTAGTCCTGAGCTTGTATGTgttgaagaagaggaagaagcagcTAAAGAGAAAAG GATACATGGATCACAATTCAGAAGGAGGTGAAAACAATGAAGGTCAAGAACATCTAGAGTTACCATTATTTGACTTGGATACATTATTGAATGCCACCAATAACTTTTCTAGTGACAGTAAGCTTGGAGAGGGTGGTTTTGGACCTGTCTATAAG GGAATATTACAAGAAAGACAAGAAATAGCAGTGAAGATGATGTCAAAAACTTCTAGACAAGGATTCAAagagttcaaaaatgaagttgaatCCATTGCAAAACTTCAGCACCGAAATCTTGTAAAGCTTCTAGGATGCTGCATTCATGGCAGAGAAAGAATGTTGATCTATGAATACATGCCTAACAAAAGCTTGGACTTGCTTATTTTTG ATCAAAAGCGAAGCAAGGTGCTAGATTGGCCTAAGCGCTTCCTCATTATCATTGGGATTGCTCGAGGCCTTCTTTATCTTCATCAAGATTCCAGACTTAGGATAATCCATAGAGATGTCAAAGCAGAAAACATTTTATTAGATATTGAAATGAGCCCCAAAATTTCAGACTTTGGAATAGCAAGAAGTTTTGGAGGAAATGAAATTGAAGCAAGCACAACAAGAGTGGCTGGAACATT AGGTTATATGTCTCCAGAGTATGCAAGTGAAGGATTGTATTCCACAAAATCCGATGTTTTTAGCTTTGGTGTTTTGGTCCTAGAGATTATAagtgggaagagaaacagaggatttaGCCACCCAGACCATGACCTTAATCTTCTTGGGCAT GCATGGACACTCTACATAGAAGGTGGGTTTTCACAATTTATTGATGCATCAATAATGAACACCTATAATTTGTCTGAAGTGCTACGTTCAATCAATGTGGGCCTATTATGCGTGCAACGTTTCCCAGATGATCGACCAAGCATGCATTCTGTGGTTCTAATGTTGGGTAGTGAGGGTACATTACCTCGGCCCAAAGAGCCTTGTTTCTTTACTGATAGGAATATGATGGAAGCAAATTCTTCCTCTAGTATTCAACCCACCATCACACAATTGGAAGCTCGGTAG